The Juglans microcarpa x Juglans regia isolate MS1-56 chromosome 2S, Jm3101_v1.0, whole genome shotgun sequence genome has a window encoding:
- the LOC121252953 gene encoding transcription factor MYB93-like, whose translation MGRPPCCDENGLKKGPWTPEEDQQLVKYIQKHGHGSWRALPKFAGLNRCGKSCRLRWTNYLRPDIKRGKFSPEEEQTILNLHAVLGNKWSAIASRLPGRTDNEIKNFWNTHLKKRLLHMGFDPMTHRPRTDILSSLPHLIALANLKELIDHHSWEEQALRLQSAEAVQMARLQYLQYLLQPLPSNGSTTANSINSFTELEIINHIKDNLGLGASHLDTPTPSLGTSTGLQPGHDAIPFSHLPDLQIPCNDYQTQLNKENSVQAPEFTALIQGESSLNSPWFASSSSTPSPSVVPLMTETSMNNLGDACSTSSYGEAAPSIWSDLLLEDLLFHEIS comes from the exons ATGGGAAGGCCTCCTTGTTGTGATGAGAATGGCCTCAAGAAAGGCCCTTGGACACCTGAAGAAGACCAACAGCTTGTCAAATATATCCAGAAACATGGACATGGAAGCTGGAGAGCCCTTCCGAAATTTGCAG GGCTTAACAGATGCGGAAAGAGTTGCAGATTAAGATGGACAAACTATTTAAGGCCTGACATCAAGAGAGGGAAATTTTCCCCAGAAGAAGAACAAACAATTCTGAATCTCCATGCCGTTCTTGGCAACAA ATGGTCGGCAATCGCAAGTCGCTTACCTGGACGGACGGACAATGAAATCAAGAATTTCTGGAACACCCATCTGAAGAAAAGGCTTCTTCATATGGGATTTGATCCCATGACACACCGGCCTCGAACTGATATCTTGTCAAGCTTGCCTCATCTTATTGCTCTGGCTAATTTGAAAGAGCTTATTGATCATCACTCCTGGGAAGAACAGGCTTTGAGACTACAATCTGCGGAGGCCGTTCAAATGGCTAGGCTTCAGTACCTGCAATATCTCCTCCAACCTCTCCCTTCCAATGGAAGTACTACCGCAAACAGCATAAATAGTTTCACTGAATTGGAGATTATTAATCATATCAAAGATAACTTAGGATTGGGTGCATCTCATTTGGACACCCCAACACCATCCCTTGGAACTTCCACCGGCCTTCAACCAGGCCATGACGCAATCCCTTTCTCTCATTTGCCCGACCTTCAGATCCCTTGCAATGACTATCAAACGCAGCTAAACAAGGAGAATAGTGTTCAAGCTCCTGAGTTTACCGCCTTGATCCAAGGGGAAAGCTCTCTCAATTCTCCGTGGTTTGCTTCATCTTCAAGTACTCCATCTCCTTCTGTGGTTCCGCTCATGACAGAGACTTCCATGAACAACTTAGGCGATGCTTGCAGTACTTCAAGCTACGGAGAAGCTGCCCCTTCCATTTGGTCTGATCTCCTCCTTGAGGACCTTTTGTTTCATGAGATTTCTTAG